A portion of the Cyanobacteria bacterium GSL.Bin1 genome contains these proteins:
- a CDS encoding DUF3067 family protein: MTGQELQQLILSKWGYSFDVQLRRFRDKIYLQVMWRYLEQASFPLDEIEYLEHLNAVASYLEAWGSTAQVKAFIQKTKERPRLGKAVNIPLDLGERASEWIIEGSPL, from the coding sequence ATGACGGGACAAGAACTGCAACAACTGATTTTAAGTAAATGGGGCTATTCCTTTGATGTGCAGTTACGTCGCTTTCGGGATAAAATCTATCTGCAAGTGATGTGGCGGTATCTCGAACAAGCCTCTTTTCCCTTGGATGAAATCGAGTATCTAGAGCATTTGAATGCCGTTGCGAGTTACTTAGAAGCCTGGGGAAGCACCGCGCAAGTCAAAGCATTTATTCAGAAAACCAAGGAACGTCCTCGTTTAGGAAAGGCGGTAAATATTCCCCTTGATTTGGGAGAAAGAGCCTCCGAATGGATTATTGAAGGCTCTCCTTTATAG